The following are encoded together in the Arcobacter aquimarinus genome:
- a CDS encoding DEAD/DEAH box helicase: protein MSFSNLGLNQRINKALKENTYKNPTSIQEKVIPLILQKKDIMAKAQTGSGKTASFVLPILEFFFNKNEEKKEKTKAKISTLVLTPTRELALQVSKAFGDFSINFENKPKTVTIIGGESLTQQLLDIQKGCDIVVATTGRLLDILDKKQINLSNIEFFVLDEADKMLDLGFEVELEELLKSLPKNRQNLLFSATYPQKMLNIASKITTKALEVFIEDETQTVQTINQRAITVNKENRSALLRYLIQNNDWEQILVFMANKRSCDNISFKFRKYGLNAESFHGDLLQDERNDTLEDFKNKKINILFCTDIAARGLHIDDISCVINFDLPRSPADYVHRIGRTGRAGKSGDAISFIGLEDFEHFLLIEKRCEIKLEKEQIKGFELIGEVIKQKGKEPIKGKRKSKKDKLREQALKD, encoded by the coding sequence ATGTCATTTTCTAACTTAGGTCTTAATCAAAGAATAAATAAAGCACTTAAAGAAAATACTTATAAAAATCCAACTTCAATTCAAGAAAAAGTGATTCCTTTGATTTTACAAAAAAAAGATATTATGGCAAAAGCACAAACTGGTAGTGGAAAAACTGCTAGTTTTGTTTTGCCTATATTAGAGTTCTTTTTTAATAAAAATGAAGAAAAAAAAGAAAAGACAAAAGCAAAAATTTCTACTTTGGTACTTACACCAACAAGAGAATTAGCTCTTCAAGTGTCTAAAGCTTTTGGTGATTTTTCTATAAATTTTGAAAATAAACCAAAAACTGTAACTATTATAGGTGGAGAAAGCCTAACACAACAGCTTTTGGATATTCAAAAAGGTTGTGATATAGTTGTTGCAACTACTGGAAGATTACTTGATATTTTAGATAAAAAGCAAATAAATTTGTCAAATATCGAATTTTTTGTTTTAGATGAAGCAGATAAAATGCTAGATTTAGGATTTGAAGTAGAACTTGAAGAACTTTTAAAATCTCTTCCAAAAAATAGACAAAATCTTCTTTTTTCTGCAACTTATCCGCAAAAGATGCTAAATATTGCTTCAAAAATTACAACAAAAGCTTTAGAAGTTTTTATAGAAGATGAAACACAAACTGTTCAAACTATAAATCAACGAGCAATAACTGTAAATAAAGAGAATAGAAGTGCGCTTTTAAGATATTTAATACAAAATAATGATTGGGAGCAAATACTTGTTTTTATGGCTAATAAACGCTCTTGTGACAATATATCTTTTAAATTTAGAAAATATGGCTTAAATGCTGAATCTTTTCATGGAGATTTACTTCAAGATGAAAGAAATGATACTTTAGAGGATTTCAAAAATAAGAAAATCAATATTTTATTTTGTACAGATATTGCTGCACGTGGACTTCACATAGATGATATTTCTTGTGTTATAAATTTTGATTTGCCACGTTCACCTGCTGATTATGTTCACAGAATTGGAAGAACAGGACGAGCTGGAAAAAGTGGAGATGCAATCTCTTTTATAGGTTTAGAGGATTTTGAACACTTTTTATTAATAGAAAAAAGATGTGAAATAAAACTTGAAAAAGAGCAAATAAAAGGTTTTGAATTAATAGGTGAAGTAATAAAACAAAAAGGGAAAGAGCCTATAAAAGGCAAAAGAAAAAGTAAAAAAGATAAATTAAGAGAACAAGCTTTAAAAGACTAA
- a CDS encoding sulfite exporter TauE/SafE family protein produces MELAIFGVITGFISGFFGVGGGMILVPLLLMSGFVMKEAVAISVMQMVFSSIYGSFLNAQKAKEVLKDGTIIGIGGFIGGLQSGFIVSNVSNEFLQYLFILILVFSIVRIFYSPASQEAQPKSQNRFILLIIGFFIGIVAMSIGVGGSILLTPILVGFLRYDLKMATALGLFFVIFSSIAGFISQSLQGLMLYQEGAIVGIASLIGVYFGIKVKNLTKATSYKKFILLLNIIILITMLYKTF; encoded by the coding sequence TTGGAATTAGCAATTTTTGGAGTAATAACAGGATTTATCTCTGGTTTTTTTGGAGTTGGAGGAGGTATGATTTTAGTACCTCTTCTTTTAATGAGTGGCTTTGTTATGAAAGAAGCTGTTGCAATTTCAGTAATGCAAATGGTTTTTTCATCTATTTATGGCTCTTTTTTAAATGCTCAAAAAGCTAAAGAAGTTTTAAAAGATGGAACTATTATAGGAATTGGTGGTTTTATTGGTGGACTTCAAAGTGGATTTATTGTTTCAAATGTTTCAAATGAATTTTTACAATATCTTTTTATACTAATTTTAGTATTTTCGATAGTTAGAATTTTTTATTCACCAGCTTCTCAAGAAGCTCAACCAAAATCTCAAAATAGATTTATTCTTTTGATAATTGGTTTTTTCATAGGAATAGTAGCTATGAGTATTGGAGTTGGAGGTTCTATTTTATTAACTCCTATTTTAGTTGGATTTTTAAGATATGATTTAAAAATGGCAACAGCTTTAGGACTATTTTTTGTAATATTTTCATCAATTGCTGGATTTATTTCTCAATCTTTACAAGGATTGATGTTATATCAAGAAGGTGCTATTGTTGGTATTGCTTCACTTATTGGAGTATATTTTGGAATAAAAGTAAAAAATCTTACGAAGGCTACCTCTTATAAAAAATTTATCCTTCTTTTAAATATTATTATTTTAATAACTATGCTTTATAAGACTTTTTAG
- the cysE gene encoding serine O-acetyltransferase has product MTNDEINQSSERISLWQQIKEDFSVPKLNDPALDSSFELFFNYPGVWAIINHRVANRLYNKGWKKLARALVGITSIFTKTDIHPAATIGRRVFIDHAIGVVIGATAIVEDDVLIYQGVTLGGVSLDKGKRHPTIKSNVVIGSGAKVLGNITIGANCKIGANSVVVCDVPDNSTAVGVPAKIIRRDNKNCKMAHGDLPDINKEMFKYLLERIHIVEVALKEEDGIDISEKDKKLEAEYNNFIEAMNSIKKKEA; this is encoded by the coding sequence ATGACGAATGATGAAATAAATCAAAGTAGTGAAAGAATCTCATTATGGCAACAAATAAAAGAAGACTTTTCTGTTCCAAAATTAAATGACCCTGCTTTAGATTCTAGTTTTGAGTTATTTTTTAACTATCCAGGTGTTTGGGCTATTATAAATCATAGAGTTGCAAATAGACTTTATAATAAGGGTTGGAAAAAATTAGCAAGAGCATTAGTAGGAATTACCTCAATTTTCACAAAAACTGATATCCATCCAGCAGCAACTATTGGAAGAAGAGTTTTTATAGACCATGCTATTGGAGTTGTTATTGGAGCAACTGCTATTGTTGAAGATGATGTTTTAATATATCAAGGTGTAACTTTAGGTGGAGTAAGCCTTGATAAAGGTAAACGACATCCTACTATAAAATCAAATGTTGTTATAGGAAGTGGTGCAAAAGTTTTAGGAAACATTACAATTGGAGCTAATTGTAAAATTGGAGCTAACTCAGTTGTTGTTTGTGATGTTCCAGATAATTCAACTGCTGTTGGAGTTCCTGCTAAAATAATTAGAAGAGACAATAAAAACTGTAAAATGGCACATGGAGACTTACCTGATATTAATAAAGAGATGTTTAAATATCTTCTTGAAAGAATTCATATTGTTGAAGTTGCACTAAAAGAAGAAGATGGAATAGATATTAGTGAAAAAGATAAAAAACTTGAAGCTGAATATAATAATTTTATAGAAGCTATGAACTCTATTAAGAAAAAAGAAGCATAA
- the speA gene encoding biosynthetic arginine decarboxylase, which produces MNNNYGIDIWSDGNFIIEDGLAKVNYDCKPSLISIVKDIRKQDFKGPLLLRFPHITNKQITTLYDTFNASIKEYDYKGNFNAVFPLKVNQLPNFIHPLVAMGKKYNYGLEAGSKAELIIAMTYNNMNSPITINGFKDKEMIHLCFIAKSMGHNITIIIEGLNELEMIVEVLNETKLACPNIGLRVRLHSGGSGLWAKSGGINSKFGLTSTEILEAYELMEDTDLVKYLTMIHFHIGSAMNSIKPLKKALRESGHIYAELKNLGAINLKSINIGGGLAVEYSAYERTRFYSLSEFANDVVFTLKEIAKQKGVDEPNIFTESGRFISAASTVLITPVLELFSAEYELDHLNLKENNPPLIQELNDLFNDMTKRNAYEFMHDSIDHMESLLTLFDLGYIDLQDRSNAEILTHQIIKKAISLLEIDDYEELKKLDENIQEKYLLNFSLFQSLPDYWGIDQEFPIMPITHLDKKPTRSASLWDITCDSDGELPFDLKKPLYLHDVNLNKEDYFLGFFNVGAYQDTLGMKHNLFSHPTEVNIVFKDGKVVLEKILESQKIIDILEDIDYDTDEMKSILSKNLSPEIYKILEKYLNENSYLKTIWSYYDE; this is translated from the coding sequence GTGAATAACAACTATGGAATAGACATCTGGAGTGATGGTAATTTTATTATTGAAGATGGATTAGCAAAGGTTAATTATGATTGTAAACCTTCATTAATTTCAATTGTTAAAGATATAAGGAAACAAGATTTTAAAGGACCTTTGCTTCTTAGATTTCCACATATTACAAATAAACAAATCACAACTCTTTATGATACATTTAATGCAAGTATAAAAGAGTATGATTATAAAGGAAATTTTAATGCTGTTTTTCCTTTAAAAGTTAATCAACTACCAAACTTTATTCATCCTTTGGTTGCAATGGGTAAAAAATACAACTATGGATTAGAGGCTGGAAGTAAAGCAGAATTAATCATAGCAATGACTTATAATAATATGAATTCACCAATAACTATAAATGGATTTAAAGATAAAGAGATGATTCATTTATGTTTTATTGCTAAAAGTATGGGACATAATATAACTATTATTATTGAAGGTTTAAATGAACTTGAAATGATAGTAGAAGTATTAAATGAAACAAAACTTGCTTGTCCAAATATTGGATTAAGAGTTAGGCTTCATAGTGGAGGAAGTGGTTTATGGGCAAAAAGTGGAGGAATAAACTCTAAATTTGGTCTTACTTCAACTGAAATTTTAGAAGCTTATGAACTTATGGAAGATACAGATTTAGTTAAATATTTAACTATGATTCACTTTCATATTGGTTCTGCTATGAATTCTATTAAACCTTTGAAAAAAGCATTAAGGGAATCAGGACATATTTATGCTGAACTTAAAAATTTAGGAGCAATAAATTTAAAATCAATTAATATTGGTGGTGGTTTAGCGGTAGAATATAGTGCTTATGAAAGAACAAGATTTTACTCTCTTTCAGAATTTGCAAATGATGTTGTGTTTACATTAAAAGAGATTGCAAAACAAAAAGGTGTTGATGAGCCAAATATTTTCACTGAGTCAGGAAGATTTATTAGTGCTGCTTCAACTGTTTTAATTACTCCTGTATTAGAACTATTTTCTGCTGAATATGAACTTGACCATCTAAATTTGAAAGAAAATAATCCTCCTTTAATTCAAGAATTAAATGACCTATTTAACGATATGACAAAAAGAAATGCTTATGAGTTTATGCATGATAGTATTGACCATATGGAATCTTTATTAACTCTATTTGATTTAGGATATATTGATTTACAAGATAGATCAAATGCAGAAATTTTAACTCATCAGATTATCAAAAAAGCTATTTCATTACTTGAAATTGATGATTATGAAGAACTAAAAAAACTAGATGAGAATATTCAAGAAAAATATTTATTAAATTTCTCTTTATTTCAATCGCTTCCAGATTATTGGGGAATTGACCAAGAGTTTCCAATCATGCCAATAACACATCTTGATAAAAAACCTACAAGAAGTGCTTCTTTATGGGATATTACTTGTGATAGTGATGGAGAATTACCTTTTGATTTAAAAAAACCTTTATATTTACATGACGTAAATCTAAACAAAGAGGATTATTTTTTAGGATTTTTCAACGTGGGAGCTTATCAAGATACTTTAGGAATGAAACACAATCTTTTCTCTCATCCAACTGAAGTTAATATTGTTTTTAAAGATGGAAAAGTTGTTTTAGAAAAGATTTTAGAATCTCAAAAAATCATAGACATCTTAGAAGATATTGATTATGATACAGATGAAATGAAATCAATTTTATCTAAAAATTTGAGTCCTGAAATTTATAAAATTTTAGAAAAATATTTAAATGAAAATAGTTATTTAAAAACTATATGGAGTTATTATGACGAATGA
- the hisS gene encoding histidine--tRNA ligase, translating to MASNEIKNTKTIQSLRGMKDIVNEESALFTYFIENASRIAKNYGFSYIETPLLEETALFKRSVGESSDIVNKEMYQFIDKGENDVCLRPEGTAGVVRHFVEKKLDRAGGNYKWYYYGPMFRYERPQKGRLREFHQFGCEVFGIDSVYEDANIIIMIKEILEFFGIGFTLKLNSLGCIECMPPYKENLIKHLTTFKEQLCEDCNRRILTNPIRVLDCKNENCQLLLNNAPKITDNLCNSCHSDFEKLKEILDFNNISYEVDSNLVRGLDYYNKTAFEFVSNEIGAQSAIAGGGRYDRLVEFLGGKSTSGIGFAIGIERLLELVKMPECNQDVIYIGALDEISINTMIKVANKKRKTTKTLVEYAPRSFGKHFGIAQKLGANIVALIGENELKTNTIYVKNIDTQEIKNLNLEEF from the coding sequence ATGGCAAGTAATGAAATAAAAAATACAAAAACTATTCAAAGCCTAAGAGGAATGAAAGATATTGTAAATGAAGAGAGTGCTTTATTTACATATTTTATAGAAAATGCTTCAAGAATTGCAAAAAATTATGGTTTTTCGTATATTGAAACTCCCCTATTAGAAGAAACAGCATTATTTAAAAGAAGTGTTGGAGAAAGTAGTGATATTGTAAATAAAGAGATGTATCAATTTATTGATAAAGGTGAAAATGACGTATGTTTAAGACCAGAAGGAACTGCTGGTGTTGTAAGACATTTTGTTGAAAAGAAACTTGACCGTGCAGGTGGAAACTATAAATGGTATTATTATGGTCCAATGTTTAGATACGAAAGACCACAAAAAGGAAGACTAAGAGAATTTCACCAATTTGGTTGTGAAGTTTTTGGAATAGATTCAGTTTATGAAGATGCAAATATTATAATTATGATAAAAGAAATTCTTGAGTTTTTTGGAATTGGATTTACTCTAAAATTAAATTCTTTAGGTTGTATTGAATGTATGCCTCCGTATAAAGAAAACCTTATTAAACATTTAACAACTTTTAAAGAACAGTTGTGTGAAGATTGTAATAGAAGGATCTTAACAAATCCTATTAGAGTTTTAGATTGTAAAAATGAAAACTGTCAATTATTATTAAACAATGCTCCAAAAATTACTGATAATTTATGTAATTCTTGCCACAGTGATTTTGAAAAATTAAAAGAAATTTTGGATTTTAATAATATCTCTTATGAAGTAGATTCAAATTTAGTTAGAGGTTTAGATTATTACAATAAAACTGCATTTGAATTTGTAAGTAATGAAATTGGAGCGCAAAGTGCAATAGCAGGTGGTGGAAGATATGATAGACTTGTAGAGTTTTTAGGTGGAAAATCAACTTCTGGTATTGGATTTGCCATTGGGATTGAAAGATTACTAGAACTTGTAAAGATGCCCGAATGTAATCAAGATGTGATATACATTGGAGCATTAGATGAAATTTCAATAAATACTATGATAAAAGTTGCAAATAAAAAGAGAAAAACAACTAAAACTTTAGTAGAATACGCGCCACGAAGTTTTGGTAAACATTTTGGAATTGCCCAAAAGCTTGGAGCAAATATTGTTGCTTTAATTGGTGAAAATGAGTTAAAAACAAATACTATTTATGTAAAAAATATTGATACACAAGAAATAAAAAATTTAAATTTAGAGGAATTTTAG
- the tmk gene encoding dTMP kinase has translation MYVVIEGIDTAGKSTQLELLKKNFPNAIFTKEPGGTLLGTKLRAMALGGEAKSQLAEMFLFLADRAEHIEEIIKNNKDKIVISDRSMISGIAYANQLNLNKLIELNLIATQNILPDYVILLELTPSELKFRLSQKENDSIELRGIEYLINIQNRMKETIQKIGINYIFIDASLKIEEIEKKIEDFINGK, from the coding sequence ATGTATGTAGTAATTGAAGGTATTGATACCGCTGGAAAATCTACACAATTAGAACTTTTGAAAAAAAATTTTCCAAATGCAATTTTTACAAAAGAACCAGGTGGAACACTTTTAGGAACAAAACTAAGAGCAATGGCTTTAGGTGGAGAAGCAAAATCTCAACTTGCAGAGATGTTTTTATTTTTAGCTGATAGAGCTGAACATATAGAAGAAATTATAAAAAACAATAAAGATAAAATTGTGATTTCAGATAGATCAATGATTTCAGGAATTGCTTATGCAAACCAATTAAATCTTAATAAATTAATAGAATTAAATCTTATTGCAACTCAAAATATTTTACCAGATTATGTAATTTTACTTGAATTAACACCTTCTGAGTTGAAATTTAGATTATCACAAAAAGAGAACGACTCCATTGAATTAAGAGGAATTGAGTATTTAATTAATATTCAAAATAGAATGAAAGAAACTATCCAAAAAATAGGTATAAATTATATTTTTATAGATGCTAGTTTAAAGATAGAAGAGATAGAAAAAAAGATTGAGGATTTTATAAATGGCAAGTAA
- the coaD gene encoding pantetheine-phosphate adenylyltransferase yields MSNCDINSYKKAIYSGTFDPITNGHLDIIKRAANIFDEVIIAVAKSELKKPMFTHEQRVLFAKAATQDIEGVKVLGFDTLLVDLATELKINTIIRGLRAVSDFEFELQMGYANSSINKKIETLYLMPTLENAFVSSTIVREIIRFNGKFEHLVPKKVLECM; encoded by the coding sequence ATGTCAAATTGTGATATTAATTCATATAAAAAAGCTATATATAGTGGTACTTTTGACCCAATTACAAATGGTCATTTAGATATTATAAAACGTGCTGCAAACATTTTTGATGAAGTGATTATTGCTGTTGCAAAAAGTGAACTAAAAAAACCTATGTTTACTCATGAACAAAGAGTTTTATTTGCAAAAGCTGCAACGCAAGATATAGAAGGTGTTAAAGTTTTAGGATTTGATACTTTACTTGTTGATTTAGCTACAGAACTTAAAATAAATACTATTATTAGAGGATTAAGAGCTGTTTCAGATTTTGAATTTGAACTGCAAATGGGATATGCAAACTCGTCAATAAACAAAAAAATAGAAACACTATATCTAATGCCTACTTTAGAAAATGCCTTTGTTAGTTCTACAATAGTAAGAGAAATAATAAGATTCAATGGTAAGTTTGAACATTTAGTTCCTAAAAAAGTATTAGAATGTATGTAG
- a CDS encoding UbiX family flavin prenyltransferase encodes MKITVAISGASGSILGINFIKRIPKNIEVFAVFSKSAKKALMLENNISIDEIFSEHKNITIFKDSNIGASIASGSFKVDKMIILPCSMNTLAKCAVGISDSLITRAFTVMIKEKREVVIAPREMPFSTIALKNMLKLSKLGVTIAPPILGYYSNQQSLEDMEKFLIGKWFDLLKIDNNLYKRWE; translated from the coding sequence TTGAAAATAACTGTTGCAATTTCAGGTGCGAGTGGCTCAATTTTAGGTATAAATTTTATAAAGCGAATACCAAAAAATATCGAAGTATTTGCTGTATTTTCAAAGAGTGCAAAAAAAGCTTTAATGCTTGAAAATAATATATCAATCGATGAAATATTTAGTGAACATAAAAATATAACTATTTTTAAAGATTCAAATATTGGTGCTAGTATTGCATCTGGTTCATTTAAGGTTGATAAAATGATTATTCTTCCTTGCTCTATGAATACTTTAGCAAAATGTGCTGTTGGAATATCTGACTCTTTAATCACTAGAGCTTTTACAGTTATGATAAAAGAAAAAAGGGAAGTTGTAATAGCTCCAAGAGAGATGCCTTTTAGTACAATAGCTTTAAAAAATATGCTAAAACTTTCTAAACTAGGTGTTACTATTGCACCTCCAATATTAGGGTATTATAGTAATCAACAAAGTTTAGAAGATATGGAAAAGTTTTTGATTGGAAAATGGTTTGATTTATTGAAAATAGATAATAATTTATATAAAAGATGGGAATAA
- a CDS encoding recombinase family protein produces MSKIFTYIRKNQNNEKYTQTQEESIEKYINKHNFKIDKKIEIDISTPSEEKNILQLLENCEKNSTLVVSNLNVFGRSIETILEIVKFLLSNKIRIIVVEQNLDLLDDKDMLTQMILGVITMTLTLEKELMSLRTKEALTAKKLNGIALGKPKGTIQKSKFDMQRDKIEELLSVGLSVRKISKLLGYNNHIGLNNYVKKRDIKTNLNKLKDN; encoded by the coding sequence ATGTCAAAAATTTTTACTTATATTAGAAAAAATCAAAATAATGAAAAATATACTCAAACACAAGAAGAGTCTATAGAGAAATATATAAATAAACATAATTTTAAAATTGATAAAAAAATTGAAATTGATATTAGTACTCCTAGTGAAGAAAAAAATATTTTACAACTTTTAGAAAATTGTGAAAAAAATTCTACTTTAGTAGTTTCAAATTTAAATGTTTTTGGACGTTCAATAGAAACAATTTTAGAGATAGTAAAGTTTTTATTATCGAATAAAATTAGAATAATTGTAGTAGAACAAAATCTCGATTTATTGGATGATAAAGATATGTTAACTCAAATGATTTTAGGAGTTATAACAATGACATTAACTCTTGAAAAAGAGTTAATGAGTTTACGAACAAAAGAGGCTTTAACAGCTAAAAAGTTAAATGGTATAGCTTTAGGTAAACCAAAAGGAACTATTCAAAAATCAAAATTTGATATGCAAAGAGATAAAATAGAAGAACTTTTATCTGTTGGATTAAGTGTTAGAAAAATATCAAAATTACTAGGTTACAATAATCATATAGGATTAAATAATTATGTAAAAAAAAGGGATATAAAAACAAATCTAAATAAGCTAAAAGATAATTAA
- the rplI gene encoding 50S ribosomal protein L9 — MKVLLTKDVKTLGKAGEIKEVADGYGKNFLIGKGLALHATTEVLNRWKAEQKRAAENEAKEIAAAKDLAEKLNATKLTIKHKIGANGHLIGSVTNKEIAESLEQQFSIVIDKKNISLDKKIKSIGIYEVDCKLGHAIHATLKVDIIGE; from the coding sequence GTGAAAGTATTATTAACAAAAGATGTAAAAACTTTAGGAAAAGCAGGTGAAATAAAAGAAGTTGCTGATGGATATGGAAAAAATTTTTTAATTGGTAAAGGTTTAGCTTTACATGCAACTACGGAAGTATTAAATAGATGGAAAGCTGAACAAAAAAGAGCAGCTGAAAATGAAGCAAAAGAGATTGCTGCTGCTAAAGATTTAGCTGAAAAATTAAATGCAACAAAACTTACGATAAAACATAAAATAGGTGCAAATGGACATTTAATTGGTTCTGTTACAAATAAAGAAATTGCAGAGTCATTGGAACAACAATTTTCTATAGTTATCGATAAAAAAAACATATCTTTAGATAAAAAAATTAAATCAATAGGTATTTATGAGGTTGATTGTAAATTAGGACACGCAATACATGCAACTTTAAAAGTTGACATAATTGGAGAATAA
- the hslV gene encoding ATP-dependent protease subunit HslV — MFDATTILAYKGKDKAVIGGDGQVTFGNTVLKGNATKIRTLYKDQILAGFAGSTADAFNLFDMFEGHLEACKGDLLKSVIAFSKEWRKDKVLRRLEAMMIVLNKEKIFILSGNGDVVEPEDGAIASIGSGGNFAISAARALAKHSNLDEEEVVRESLMIAGELCIYTNQNIKILKLED; from the coding sequence ATGTTTGATGCTACAACGATACTTGCATATAAAGGCAAAGATAAAGCTGTAATTGGCGGAGATGGTCAAGTTACATTTGGAAATACAGTTTTAAAAGGAAATGCAACAAAAATTAGAACTTTATACAAAGACCAAATTCTTGCAGGATTTGCTGGAAGTACAGCAGATGCTTTCAATTTATTTGATATGTTTGAAGGACATTTAGAAGCTTGTAAAGGTGATTTATTAAAATCTGTAATTGCATTTTCTAAAGAGTGGAGAAAAGATAAAGTTTTAAGAAGATTAGAAGCTATGATGATAGTTTTAAATAAAGAAAAAATATTTATTTTAAGTGGAAATGGAGATGTAGTAGAACCTGAAGATGGAGCAATTGCTTCAATTGGAAGTGGTGGAAACTTTGCTATTTCAGCAGCACGAGCACTTGCAAAACACTCTAATTTAGATGAAGAAGAAGTTGTACGTGAATCTTTAATGATTGCAGGTGAATTATGTATTTATACAAACCAAAATATAAAAATATTAAAGTTAGAGGATTAA
- the hslU gene encoding ATP-dependent protease ATPase subunit HslU, with translation MDMTPKQIVAYLDDYIIGQKNAKKTIALALRNRYRRMMVEPKLQEEIMPKNILMIGSTGVGKTEIARRLAKMMGLPFVKVEASKYTEVGFVGRDVESMIRDLVYEGINLVTKEFEEKIKDKIDDEVNRKIIEKLVPPLPESASDSAKESFIKTYNTMEKKLLDGSLDDKKIEIEIPKKAHIEILDSSMPFDMSSMQESLNKMLGGLNKDTVKKEVLIKDAKVLLRSVASESLLDTEAIKVEALKRCENGGIIFLDEIDKIASGKKNNGQDPSKEGVQRDLLPIVEGSIVQTKFGQIKTDHILFIAAGAFHVSKPSDLIPELQGRFPLRVELESLDEEALYKILTNTKNSLLRQYQALLAVEDVELEFDDEAIRAFAKYSVTANEKTEDIGARRLHTVIEKVIEDISFDADEKKGTKVVVTKELVSEKLDDIVENIDTARYIL, from the coding sequence ATGGATATGACACCAAAGCAAATAGTTGCTTATTTAGATGATTATATTATTGGGCAAAAAAATGCAAAAAAAACAATTGCATTAGCTTTAAGAAACAGATATAGAAGAATGATGGTTGAACCAAAACTTCAAGAAGAGATAATGCCTAAAAATATTTTGATGATAGGAAGCACTGGAGTTGGTAAAACAGAAATAGCAAGACGACTTGCGAAAATGATGGGATTACCTTTTGTTAAAGTGGAAGCTAGTAAATATACTGAAGTTGGATTTGTAGGTCGTGATGTTGAATCAATGATTAGAGATTTAGTGTATGAAGGAATAAATCTAGTAACAAAAGAATTTGAAGAAAAAATCAAAGATAAAATTGATGATGAAGTAAATAGAAAAATTATTGAAAAATTAGTTCCTCCACTTCCTGAAAGTGCAAGTGATAGTGCAAAAGAGTCATTTATTAAAACATATAATACGATGGAAAAAAAGTTATTAGATGGTTCTTTAGATGATAAAAAAATTGAGATTGAAATTCCTAAAAAAGCACATATAGAAATTTTAGATTCATCAATGCCTTTTGATATGAGTTCTATGCAAGAAAGCCTAAACAAAATGTTAGGTGGATTAAATAAAGATACAGTTAAAAAAGAAGTTTTAATCAAAGATGCAAAAGTTTTATTAAGAAGCGTTGCAAGTGAAAGTTTACTTGATACAGAAGCTATAAAAGTTGAAGCTTTAAAAAGATGTGAAAATGGTGGAATAATCTTTTTAGATGAAATTGATAAAATCGCTTCTGGTAAAAAAAATAATGGACAAGACCCTTCAAAAGAGGGAGTACAAAGAGATTTACTTCCAATAGTTGAAGGAAGTATCGTTCAAACAAAATTTGGACAAATAAAAACTGATCATATTTTATTTATAGCTGCTGGTGCATTTCACGTTTCAAAACCAAGTGATTTAATTCCTGAACTTCAAGGAAGATTTCCTTTAAGAGTTGAATTAGAGTCTTTAGATGAAGAAGCTTTATATAAAATTTTAACAAACACTAAAAATTCACTTTTAAGACAATATCAAGCTCTTTTAGCTGTTGAAGATGTAGAGTTAGAGTTTGATGATGAAGCAATAAGAGCTTTTGCTAAATATTCAGTTACAGCAAATGAAAAAACTGAAGATATTGGTGCTAGAAGATTACATACTGTTATTGAAAAAGTAATAGAAGATATATCTTTTGATGCAGATGAGAAAAAAGGTACTAAAGTAGTAGTTACAAAAGAATTAGTTTCTGAAAAATTAGATGATATTGTTGAAAATATAGATACTGCAAGATATATATTATAA